The proteins below come from a single Amphiura filiformis chromosome 15, Afil_fr2py, whole genome shotgun sequence genomic window:
- the LOC140171321 gene encoding uncharacterized protein, whose amino-acid sequence MDDASKNWYRITMMLPLICQYLAPFVDERVKWFHNKLVKEHGKKTCQKNCRPSGNWWKWNHCCTICSKWKTSLEQKYYDLNPTGRAKPAWSNSDPTLWQSDPWEVAKVYMKHGQRAGKKIRSVDELDPSSMLNLMLHCKVFGSNHEWKSLVFQVLDIRNKVFHEPSQKLPNGQFDQMQKTLIRFLDVGYHNFVDMPEKVDICQKIQELKTTTIIVSDDQWLKEDQNWKQMLEIVDKKLKDQKEEQDKILQDHENKWEQHEEMLHDIKVTQQGLIHQLSLQPRDIHIPGNQQHFTSTSYHPIPCQQTWTDRTERYPRSMIARGTSTQSSTTQQHEESHFGDGATSAEDDRRPGSLRSDDHANLRGYRHYTPAALFHALENVYSSQNEAEQHLTENCRRAGFKIHGHTPKDGNCCFHAVSDQLTLLGLPHQTAAELRDKAVSYLRRHPQIQGPDGVIDFRSYVPSDWTSYLVSMSKDGKWADAVILVAMARMLERDIMVVTSSRSSTDDEAYLQWIVGDVQYKGVTPIRLGHVCEVHYVSLEPVSCNSPSVVDSELKMHSQNQDHRKFQEHSRLPYNSEAGRLRSIPSQALSGLRQKGSHDSIRPLYTGGGYMGGQSQFPTGQDETPAESILLHNTITGYCDRTPKYKKRILLLYLDDDDKHVNTVYCLREVLKQKCCCNPVIMLDDHPPHIPFSPWFENEKKQADKIIIIFSKKARVYPDVLLKKREHAPVDKFWLAFKSCAADFDRNSTDKFLIAYFDYSSRGDVISTMDHGAVYELPRQLDKLMFQIHGINPSGPRHNYKAPELDLDHHATNDASSMNLSLAIRESRSLLRMERANSQEFDTQFTTLQHQPHDPAMATVFAQP is encoded by the exons ATGGATGATGCATCAAAGAACTGGTACCGCATCACCATGATGCTCCCACTCATCTGCCAATACCTGGCCCCATTTGTGGACGAAAGAGTAAAATGGTTCCATAATAAACTGGTCAAAGAACACGGCAAAAAAACCTGTCAGAAGAACTGCCGACCATCTGGGAACTGGTGGAAGTGGAACCATTGTTGTACAATTTGTAGTAAATGGAAGACCTCCCTGGAGCAAAAGTATTATGACCTCAATCCTACAGGAAGGGCAAAACCAGCATGGAGTAATTCAGATCCAACATTGTGGCAGTCAGATCCATGGGAGGTGGCTAAGGTGTACATGAAACATGGACAGAGGGCTGGAAAGAAGATCAGAAGTGTAGATGAGTTGGACCCCTCATCCATGCTTAATCTGATGTTACACTGCAAGGTCTTTGGTTCCAACCATGAGTGGAAGAGCTTAGTATTTCAG GTCCTTGATATCCGCAACAAAGTTTTCCATGAACCCTCACAAAAGTTACCCAACGGCCAGTTTGATCAGATGCAGAAAACACTGATACGGTTTCTGGATGTTGGATACCATAATTTTGTGGACATGCCTGAGAAAGTTGACATCTGTCAGAAGATTCAGGAG CTAAAAACCACCACAATCATAGTATCTGATGACCAATGGCTGAAAGAGGACCAAAATTGGAAGCAGATGTTGGAGATTGTTGACAAAAAGCTCAAAGACCAGAAAGAAGAGCAGGACAAAATACTTCAAGATCATGAGAATAAATGGGAACAACATGAAGAAATGCTCCATGACATCAAAGTCACACAGCAAGGTCTTATTCATCAATTGAGTCTACAGCCACGTGATATACACATTCCAGGCAACCAACAACACTTCACCAGTACCAGCTATCATCCAATTCCATGTCAGCAAACATGGACTGATCGTACAGAAAGATATCCAAGATCCATGATTGCAAGGGGTACCTCAACTCAGTCTTCAACCACACAGCAACACGAGGAGAGCCACTTTGGAGATGGAGCTACTTCTGCTGAAGATGACCGCAGACCTGGGAGTCTACGGTCAGATGATCATGCTAACCTAAGAG gTTATAGACACTACACCCCAGCTGCTCTCTTCCATGCACTTGAAAATGTGtattcatctcaaaatgaggcAGAACAACATCTTACAGAAAACTGCCGCAGGGCTGGTTTTAAAATCCACGGCCATACCCCAAAAGATGGAAACTGCTGTTTCCACGCTGTTTCTGATCAGCTCACTCTTTTGGGACTTCCACATCAAACAGCAGCAGAGCTTAGAGATAAGGCGGTATCATACCTCAGAAGACATCCACAAATTCAG GGTCCTGATGGTGTCATTGATTTCCGATCTTACGTTCCATCTGATTGGACAAGCTACCTTGTGTCTATGTCCAAGGATGGAAAATGGGCTGATGCTGTGATCCTCGTAGCAATGGCTCGTATGCTAGAAAGAGACATCATGGTAGTGACAAGCTCTCGTAGTAGCACAGATGATGAAGCTTATCTGCAGTGGATAGTTGGGGATGTGCAGTATAAGGGTGTAACTCCTATTAGACTTGGACATGTGTGTGAGGTGCACTATGTAAGCCTAG AGCCTGTATCATGTAATTCACCAAGTGTAGTCGACAGTGAGCTGAAAATGCATAGCCAAAATCAAGATCATCGCAAATTTCAAG AACATTCAAGATTGCCATATAACAGTGAAGCTGGAAGATTAAGGAGTATTCCTTCACAAGCACTAAGTGGCTTAAGACAAAAGGGATCACATGATTCTATCAGGCCACTGTATACAGGAGGAGGCTACATGGGAGGCCAGAGTCAATTTCCAACAG GGCAAGATGAGACACCTGCTGAGTCCATACTGCTCCACAATACAATAACTGGCTATTGTG ATCGAACACCAAAgtataaaaagaggatactactTCTCTATctggatgatgatgataaacATGTCAACACTGTGTACTGCCTACGCGAAGTCCTCAAGCAGAAATGTTGCTGCAATCCTGTCATCATGCTGGATGATCATCCTCCCCACATCCCTTTCTCCCCATGGTTTGAAAATGAGAAGAAACAAGCAGATAAGATAATCATCATATTCTCTAAAAAGGCACGGGTATATCCAGATGTCTTGTTAAAGAAAAGAGAGCATGCTCCTGTGGACAAATTTTGGCTTGCTTTTAAGTCATGTGCGGCTGATTTTGACAGGAATTCCACAGATAAATTCTTAATTGCATATTTTGATTATTCCTCCCGTGGGGATGTTATATCAACAATGGATCATGGAGCAGTGTATGAACTGCCTCGCCAGTTAGATAAGTTGATGTTTCAAATCCATGGCATTAATCCTAGTGGTCCAAGGCACAATTATAAAGCTCCCGAGTTGGATCTTGACCATCATGCTACAAATGATGCAAGCAGTATGAACCTGTCTTTAGCTATTAGAGAGTCCAGAAGTTTACTGAGGATGGAACGTGCAAATTCACAAGAATTTGATACGCAATTTACCACCTTGCAACATCAGCCTCATGACCCTGCAATGGCAACTGTTTTTGCTCAACCCTAA